Proteins encoded together in one Janthinobacterium tructae window:
- a CDS encoding glycine-rich domain-containing protein: protein MDTNDSFKAIADLNLDAIKVKLMHRESGEGWSLEKANAVEFEYRRFLILMKQFPEEETAPLMDVDTFWHYHILDTLKYAADCEQVFGYFLHHFPYIGLRGEDDEAAHRHVGERMKQLYEQTFGEDYIRAETAYSGRAVQAAYSGRAVQAAYSGRAVQATAYSGRAVQTAFSSAAVQATAYSGRATGTASTAFSSAPATLAAALLKSSSSGLEMGRFYVDRPVLNRDPQ from the coding sequence ATGGATACGAACGACAGTTTCAAGGCAATTGCCGATTTGAATTTGGACGCGATCAAAGTCAAGCTGATGCATCGGGAGTCAGGCGAAGGATGGAGCCTGGAGAAGGCCAATGCGGTGGAGTTCGAGTACCGGCGCTTTCTGATCCTGATGAAACAGTTTCCGGAAGAAGAAACGGCGCCGCTGATGGATGTCGATACCTTCTGGCACTACCACATCCTCGACACCCTGAAATATGCGGCGGACTGCGAACAGGTGTTCGGCTACTTCCTGCATCACTTTCCGTACATCGGCCTGCGCGGCGAAGACGACGAAGCAGCGCACCGGCACGTGGGCGAGCGCATGAAGCAGCTGTATGAGCAAACGTTCGGGGAAGATTATATCCGCGCAGAAACGGCGTATTCGGGGCGCGCCGTACAGGCGGCGTATTCGGGACGGGCCGTGCAGGCCGCGTATTCAGGGCGTGCGGTACAGGCGACGGCATACTCGGGCCGGGCCGTGCAAACGGCGTTTTCCAGCGCGGCGGTGCAGGCGACCGCGTATTCAGGGCGCGCGACGGGGACAGCCAGCACGGCATTTTCCAGCGCACCCGCCACCTTGGCAGCAGCGCTGCTCAAGTCGTCTTCGAGCGGCCTGGAAATGGGGCGTTTCTATGTCGATCGTCCGGTGCTGAACCGCGACCCGCAATAG
- a CDS encoding LysR family transcriptional regulator has product MELRHLRYFVAVAEELHFTRAAERLHIGQPPLSQQIQALEAELGAQLFERNKRSVRLTQAGALFLDDARRILALSEQAAVTARRAQRGEAGELRIGFTFSTPFTPYFATVINRYRQQFPHVTLTLHEMATLHQLEAISGRTMDLGFVRPPETTYPDDIRLTQLRQDPLFLVLPVAHALAAKEAIAIADMAGEGFVMYPKDAGTGIYPQIFRLCKAAGFVPQVTQEAGEASTIIGLVAAGCGISVLPASFDRIRMDGVCYRPIADPQATTSLLLAQREEETSPLVAAFVKLAEAAALEGGA; this is encoded by the coding sequence ATGGAACTGCGCCACCTGCGTTACTTTGTCGCCGTCGCCGAAGAGCTGCACTTCACGCGCGCGGCCGAACGCCTGCACATCGGCCAGCCGCCGCTGAGCCAGCAAATCCAGGCGCTGGAAGCGGAGCTGGGCGCGCAGTTGTTCGAGCGCAACAAGCGCTCCGTGCGCCTGACGCAGGCGGGCGCGCTGTTTCTCGACGATGCGCGGCGCATACTGGCCCTGTCGGAACAGGCGGCCGTCACGGCGCGCCGGGCACAGCGGGGCGAAGCGGGCGAATTGCGCATCGGCTTCACGTTTTCCACGCCGTTTACGCCGTATTTCGCGACCGTCATCAACCGCTACCGCCAGCAATTCCCGCACGTCACCCTGACCTTGCATGAAATGGCCACATTGCATCAGCTGGAAGCGATCTCGGGCAGGACGATGGACCTGGGTTTCGTACGCCCGCCGGAAACGACGTATCCGGACGACATCCGCCTGACGCAATTGCGGCAAGACCCGCTGTTCCTCGTGCTGCCTGTCGCCCATGCGCTGGCGGCCAAGGAGGCGATTGCCATTGCCGACATGGCGGGCGAAGGTTTTGTGATGTACCCCAAGGATGCGGGCACGGGGATTTATCCGCAGATCTTCCGCCTGTGCAAGGCGGCCGGCTTCGTGCCCCAGGTGACGCAGGAAGCGGGCGAAGCGTCGACCATCATCGGCCTGGTGGCGGCCGGCTGCGGCATTTCCGTGCTGCCCGCCTCGTTCGACCGCATCCGCATGGATGGCGTGTGCTACCGCCCTATCGCCGACCCGCAGGCGACCACCAGCCTGTTACTGGCACAACGGGAAGAAGAAACGTCGCCGCTGGTGGCGGCGTTCGTCAAACTGGCCGAGGCAGCGGCGCTGGAAGGGGGAGCGTAG
- a CDS encoding glutamine--tRNA ligase/YqeY domain fusion protein: MSNDKPNTAAPALAPNFLRNIIEADLAAGTHVRPGLPQVITRFPPEPNGYLHVGHAKSICVNFGLARDYAGQCNLRFDDTNPAKEEQEYVDTIMDSVKWLGFDWEPKHADGQSHLHYASDYFDQLYAMAEYLITAGFAYVDSQSAEDMAANRGNFGQAGKNSPFRDRPRDESLALFRAMKAGQFKDGEHILRAKMSEDAMSSPNMNLRDPAIYRIRHAHHHRTGDAWCIYPMYDYTHPISDALENITHSICTLEFQDHRPFYDWLLETLAAGGFFQQPVPHQFEFSRLNLTYIVTSKRKLRQLVEEKIVDGWDDPRMPTLVGMRRRGYTPEAIQLMCERTGVTKSDGWIDYSVLEGCLREDLDPKAPRTVAVLRPLKLIIDNFPENESVECTAPVHPHFPERGLRTFPISRELWIEEDDFMEVPNKGYFRLYPPIADKPGSRVRLRYGYVIECTGFDKDADGKVIAVHCTYFPDSKSGTEGSSTYKVKGNMHWVSAPTAIPAEVRLYDRLFTDPQPDAGGKDFKLALNPLAKEVVQAWLEPGAELAQPEQRFQFERHGYFAADRVDSQPGKPVFNRIVTLKDSWQPAK, translated from the coding sequence ATGAGCAACGATAAACCGAATACCGCCGCGCCAGCGCTGGCGCCCAATTTCTTGCGTAACATCATCGAAGCCGACCTGGCTGCCGGCACCCACGTGCGTCCCGGCCTGCCCCAGGTGATCACGCGTTTCCCGCCGGAGCCGAACGGCTACCTGCACGTGGGCCACGCCAAGTCGATCTGCGTCAACTTCGGCCTGGCGCGCGATTACGCCGGCCAGTGCAACCTGCGCTTCGACGACACCAACCCGGCGAAGGAAGAGCAGGAATACGTCGACACCATCATGGACAGCGTGAAATGGCTGGGCTTTGACTGGGAACCGAAGCATGCCGATGGCCAGAGCCACCTGCACTACGCGAGCGACTATTTCGACCAGCTGTACGCGATGGCCGAGTACCTGATCACGGCCGGCTTTGCCTATGTGGACAGCCAGAGCGCCGAAGACATGGCCGCCAACCGGGGCAATTTCGGCCAGGCCGGCAAGAATTCGCCGTTCCGCGACCGTCCTCGCGACGAATCGCTGGCCCTGTTCCGCGCCATGAAGGCGGGCCAGTTCAAGGATGGCGAGCACATCCTGCGCGCGAAGATGAGCGAAGATGCCATGAGTTCGCCGAACATGAACTTGCGCGACCCAGCCATCTACCGCATCCGCCATGCACATCACCACCGCACGGGCGACGCCTGGTGCATCTATCCGATGTACGACTACACGCACCCGATCTCGGACGCGCTGGAAAACATCACGCATTCTATCTGCACGCTGGAATTCCAGGACCACCGCCCGTTCTACGACTGGCTGCTGGAAACCCTGGCCGCCGGTGGCTTCTTCCAGCAACCGGTGCCGCACCAGTTCGAATTCTCACGCCTGAACCTGACCTACATCGTCACCAGCAAGCGCAAGCTGCGCCAGCTGGTGGAAGAAAAGATCGTCGACGGCTGGGACGACCCGCGCATGCCGACCCTGGTGGGCATGCGCCGCCGCGGCTACACGCCGGAAGCGATTCAATTGATGTGCGAACGCACGGGCGTGACGAAGTCCGACGGCTGGATCGACTACAGCGTGCTCGAAGGCTGCCTGCGCGAAGACCTGGACCCGAAGGCGCCGCGCACGGTGGCCGTGCTGCGTCCGTTGAAACTGATCATCGACAATTTCCCTGAAAACGAGAGCGTCGAATGCACGGCGCCCGTGCACCCGCACTTCCCGGAACGGGGCTTGCGCACCTTCCCCATCTCGCGCGAGCTGTGGATCGAGGAAGACGATTTCATGGAAGTGCCGAACAAGGGCTATTTCCGCCTGTATCCGCCAATAGCCGACAAGCCGGGCAGCCGCGTGCGCCTGCGCTACGGCTACGTGATCGAGTGCACGGGCTTTGACAAGGATGCAGACGGCAAGGTCATCGCCGTGCATTGCACCTACTTCCCGGACAGCAAGTCGGGCACGGAGGGCAGCTCGACCTACAAGGTCAAGGGCAATATGCACTGGGTCAGCGCGCCGACGGCGATCCCCGCCGAAGTACGCCTGTACGACCGCCTGTTTACCGACCCGCAGCCGGACGCGGGCGGCAAGGACTTCAAGCTGGCCCTGAACCCGCTGGCCAAGGAAGTGGTGCAAGCGTGGCTGGAACCGGGCGCGGAACTGGCCCAGCCGGAACAGCGCTTCCAGTTCGAGCGCCACGGCTATTTCGCGGCCGACCGCGTCGACAGCCAGCCGGGCAAGCCCGTCTTCAACCGCATCGTCACCCTGAAAGACAGCTGGCAGCCCGCCAAGTAA
- a CDS encoding CDP-6-deoxy-delta-3,4-glucoseen reductase yields MTFQITVQPSGHQFSCEADETVLSAAIRAGVGLPYSCKSGACSSCKGKIVSGNVQHKPYQARSLTEDEAAAGYSLLCCAVPQGDLVVQAREVAGSSDYPIKKMPSRVTTIEKVAPDVVVLTLQLPASERLHYRAGQYIEIMLRDNKRRSYSMASAPVDGGPVSLHIRHMPGGLFTDQVFGNMKERDILRFEGPMGTFFLREDSDKPVVLLASGTGFAPLKAIVEHMINEQSPRPITLYWGARRPHDLYMDALCRQWAADLPQFTYVPVVSEALPEDAWSGRTGFVHQAVMTDLPDMSAYQVYACGAPIVVESANRDFVQLCQLPADEFYADAFTTEADLAK; encoded by the coding sequence ATGACTTTTCAAATTACTGTTCAGCCCAGCGGCCACCAATTCAGCTGTGAAGCGGACGAAACCGTCCTGTCGGCGGCGATCCGCGCCGGCGTGGGCTTGCCGTATAGCTGCAAAAGCGGCGCCTGCAGCTCCTGCAAGGGCAAGATCGTGTCCGGCAATGTACAGCATAAGCCATACCAGGCACGCTCCCTGACGGAAGATGAAGCGGCCGCCGGCTACTCGCTGCTGTGCTGCGCCGTGCCGCAGGGCGACCTGGTGGTGCAGGCGCGCGAAGTGGCGGGCAGCAGCGACTACCCGATCAAGAAAATGCCGTCGCGCGTAACCACCATCGAAAAAGTCGCGCCCGATGTCGTCGTGCTGACCCTGCAGTTGCCGGCCAGCGAGCGCCTGCACTACCGCGCCGGACAGTATATCGAAATCATGCTGCGCGATAACAAACGCCGCAGCTACAGCATGGCCAGCGCGCCCGTCGACGGCGGCCCCGTGAGCCTGCACATCCGCCACATGCCGGGCGGGCTGTTCACCGATCAGGTATTTGGCAACATGAAAGAGCGCGACATCCTGCGCTTCGAAGGCCCGATGGGCACCTTCTTCCTGCGCGAAGACTCCGACAAGCCCGTCGTGCTGCTGGCCTCGGGCACGGGCTTTGCCCCCTTGAAAGCCATCGTCGAGCACATGATCAACGAGCAATCGCCGCGCCCGATCACCCTGTACTGGGGCGCACGCCGTCCGCACGACCTGTACATGGATGCGCTGTGCCGCCAGTGGGCCGCCGACTTGCCGCAGTTCACCTATGTGCCCGTCGTCTCGGAAGCGCTGCCGGAAGACGCCTGGAGCGGCCGCACGGGCTTCGTGCACCAGGCCGTCATGACCGACCTGCCCGACATGTCCGCGTATCAGGTGTATGCCTGCGGCGCACCGATCGTCGTCGAGTCGGCCAACCGCGATTTCGTGCAATTGTGTCAACTTCCAGCCGACGAGTTCTACGCGGACGCCTTCACCACCGAAGCCGACCTGGCCAAGTAA
- a CDS encoding CHASE domain-containing protein, protein MSTTAGKHLSAEKKPLWLLGVVMSLMVGLLFYMAASLSIENDASELFNNLSRNTQKNIASRLKSYTNLLRGTASLFRANEHVSREQFHRYVANIALQQNYPGVMNLNYSQELDESQRATFETAMQRDYPPGRDDYPAFAIHPPAPRPRYSVLMYIEPIASAPEKYGYDIASRPLIAEALEQSRDTGQLSNSGVPVPMDGRPQLTGMAMRLPVYRFGMPTGTVEQRRTAYQGSVGIGYDLVTMMRSALADMPVRNVRLTLFDIGPQAREPLDLPHDMRPIFDSTTAGMHAPWWLPGNSGRYLSSTMLIEHNGRVWQALFSVRKSDLYTRFDAFLPWLALLTGFASTMLLYMLFHALASSRRRAIQMATGMTEELRASQIRLQLSHQKLRRLAAHADRIKEEERKRIAREIHDDLGQNLLVLRIDADMLASRTQRRHPRLNARARSTLEQIDATIKSVRQIINDLRPTVLDLGVNAAVEWQVAQFRQRTGIACEVSESHDDICLSDQCATALFRILQESLSNISQHANASRVQVKLEKCRDTVSMSVSDNGVGAAIDGRNKLGSFGLVGIEERIKLLGGTFYIESSPGAGMSVHVSVPLGADATAFPYQENGRASA, encoded by the coding sequence ATGTCTACTACTGCCGGCAAACACTTATCTGCTGAAAAAAAACCGCTCTGGCTGCTCGGCGTCGTGATGTCGCTGATGGTGGGCCTGCTGTTCTACATGGCCGCCTCGCTGTCGATCGAAAACGATGCCAGCGAGCTATTCAACAATCTGTCGCGCAATACCCAGAAAAACATCGCATCACGCCTCAAGTCGTATACCAACTTGCTGCGCGGCACGGCCAGCCTGTTCCGCGCCAACGAACATGTGAGCCGCGAGCAATTCCACCGCTACGTGGCGAACATCGCCTTGCAACAGAACTACCCGGGCGTGATGAATCTCAATTACAGCCAGGAACTCGACGAGTCGCAGCGCGCCACCTTCGAAACGGCCATGCAGCGCGACTATCCGCCCGGGCGCGACGACTATCCGGCGTTTGCCATCCATCCGCCCGCCCCGCGCCCCCGTTATTCCGTACTGATGTACATCGAGCCGATCGCCAGCGCGCCGGAAAAGTATGGCTATGACATCGCTTCGCGGCCCCTGATCGCCGAAGCGCTGGAACAGTCGCGCGATACCGGGCAGCTCAGCAATTCCGGCGTGCCCGTGCCGATGGATGGCCGGCCGCAGCTGACGGGCATGGCCATGCGCCTGCCCGTGTACCGCTTCGGCATGCCGACCGGCACGGTGGAGCAAAGGCGCACGGCCTATCAGGGTTCCGTCGGCATCGGCTACGACCTGGTGACGATGATGCGCAGCGCACTGGCCGACATGCCGGTACGCAATGTCCGCCTGACCCTGTTCGATATCGGCCCGCAGGCGCGCGAGCCGCTGGACTTGCCGCACGACATGCGCCCCATCTTCGACAGCACGACGGCGGGCATGCATGCGCCATGGTGGCTGCCCGGCAACTCGGGCCGTTACCTGAGCAGCACGATGCTGATCGAACACAATGGCCGCGTCTGGCAAGCGCTGTTCAGCGTGCGCAAGAGCGACCTGTACACGCGCTTCGACGCCTTCCTGCCGTGGCTGGCCCTGCTGACCGGCTTTGCCAGCACCATGCTGCTGTACATGCTGTTTCATGCCCTGGCGTCGTCGCGCCGGCGCGCCATCCAGATGGCGACGGGCATGACGGAGGAATTGCGCGCCAGCCAGATTCGCCTGCAACTGTCGCACCAGAAACTGCGCCGCCTGGCAGCCCACGCCGACCGGATCAAGGAAGAGGAGCGCAAGCGCATCGCGCGCGAAATCCACGACGACCTGGGACAGAACCTGCTGGTCTTGCGCATCGACGCCGACATGCTCGCCTCGCGCACGCAGCGCCGCCACCCGCGCCTGAACGCCCGCGCCCGCTCGACCCTGGAACAGATCGACGCCACGATTAAAAGCGTGCGGCAGATCATCAACGACTTGCGTCCCACCGTGCTGGACCTGGGCGTGAATGCGGCCGTCGAATGGCAGGTGGCGCAATTTCGCCAGCGCACGGGCATCGCCTGCGAAGTGAGCGAAAGCCATGACGACATTTGCCTCAGCGATCAATGCGCCACGGCCCTGTTCCGCATCCTGCAGGAATCGCTGAGCAATATTTCCCAGCATGCGAATGCCAGCCGCGTGCAAGTCAAGCTGGAAAAGTGCCGCGACACCGTATCGATGAGCGTCAGCGACAATGGCGTGGGCGCGGCCATCGACGGACGCAACAAGCTGGGCTCGTTTGGTCTGGTGGGCATCGAGGAGCGCATCAAGTTACTGGGTGGCACTTTCTACATCGAAAGCAGCCCCGGCGCAGGCATGAGCGTGCATGTCAGCGTGCCGCTGGGCGCGGACGCCACGGCGTTTCCCTACCAGGAGAATGGCCGAGCCAGCGCCTGA
- a CDS encoding MFS transporter, producing the protein MSLASAGNGFSILRHRNFACYLSARVLGTLAVQMQSVAIGWQVYQITGSLFDLGLIGLAQFAPFLVLILPAGHVADRYNRRNIIAWCLAAQLACALALLAFTLSNISIVWPVFAVLVLFGSARAFMMPATQAVLVNMVPTQHFSRAVALSSSSSHVAIILGPTLGGLLYYFGPKVVYLISSALLVLSVLLMRATTPAPQVVKREPVSWHTLLEGLRFVWSKPIVLGAISLDLFAVLFGGATALLPALAHDVLHIGPVGLGLLRTAPGAGAALCSIVLAIFPITRRVGAWMFGGVAVFGLGTLVLGSTSYFPLALAALFLMGAGDMVSVYIRHLLVQFETPDEIRGRVSAVNAVFIGASNELGEFESGLTAGWFGLVRAVLFGGAATLAVTGVWAVLFPVLSRMDRFPHHEKETAARTATAAGT; encoded by the coding sequence ATGTCCCTCGCGTCCGCCGGCAACGGCTTCAGTATCCTGCGTCACCGCAATTTCGCTTGTTACCTGTCCGCCCGCGTGCTGGGCACGCTGGCCGTGCAGATGCAAAGCGTGGCCATCGGCTGGCAGGTGTACCAGATCACGGGCAGCCTGTTCGATCTGGGCCTGATCGGCCTAGCGCAGTTCGCGCCCTTCCTCGTGCTGATCTTGCCGGCCGGCCACGTAGCCGACCGCTACAACCGCCGCAACATCATCGCCTGGTGCCTGGCGGCGCAGCTCGCTTGCGCGCTGGCCTTGCTGGCGTTTACGTTAAGCAATATTTCCATCGTCTGGCCCGTGTTTGCCGTGCTGGTGCTGTTCGGCAGCGCGCGCGCCTTCATGATGCCGGCCACGCAAGCCGTGCTGGTCAACATGGTGCCCACGCAACACTTCAGCCGCGCCGTCGCGCTCAGCTCGTCGAGCTCGCACGTCGCCATCATCCTGGGGCCTACGCTGGGCGGCCTGCTGTATTACTTCGGCCCCAAGGTGGTGTATTTGATCTCTTCGGCTTTGCTGGTGCTGTCCGTGCTGCTGATGCGCGCCACCACGCCGGCGCCGCAAGTGGTGAAACGCGAACCCGTCAGCTGGCATACCTTGCTCGAAGGCTTGCGCTTCGTCTGGTCGAAACCCATCGTGCTGGGCGCCATTTCGCTCGACCTGTTTGCCGTGCTGTTCGGCGGCGCTACGGCCCTGCTGCCGGCGCTCGCGCATGACGTGCTGCATATCGGCCCCGTCGGCCTGGGCCTGCTGCGCACGGCACCAGGCGCCGGCGCCGCCCTGTGCTCGATCGTGCTGGCCATCTTCCCCATCACGCGCCGCGTGGGCGCGTGGATGTTCGGCGGCGTGGCCGTCTTCGGCCTGGGCACCCTGGTGCTGGGCAGCACCAGCTATTTCCCGCTGGCGCTGGCGGCGCTGTTCCTGATGGGTGCCGGCGACATGGTCAGCGTCTACATCCGCCACCTGCTGGTGCAGTTCGAGACGCCCGACGAGATCCGCGGCCGGGTCAGCGCCGTGAATGCCGTTTTCATCGGCGCCTCGAACGAACTGGGCGAATTCGAATCGGGCTTGACGGCCGGCTGGTTCGGCCTGGTGCGCGCCGTGCTCTTCGGCGGTGCCGCCACCCTGGCCGTGACGGGCGTGTGGGCCGTGCTGTTCCCCGTGCTGTCGCGCATGGACCGCTTTCCCCACCACGAAAAGGAAACGGCCGCCAGGACGGCCACCGCGGCAGGCACATAA
- a CDS encoding DnaJ domain-containing protein produces MENLYNVLGVAPNASDDEIKKVYRSLAMRFHPDRNQAPGAEARFKSVTKAYEILADPVKRAEYDQSVNHRIIIDPEAEAYALWCGVFRLHGTVLPAD; encoded by the coding sequence ATGGAAAATTTATATAACGTCCTCGGTGTCGCGCCCAATGCCAGCGACGATGAAATCAAGAAGGTTTACCGTTCGCTGGCCATGCGCTTCCACCCCGACCGCAACCAGGCCCCCGGCGCCGAGGCGCGCTTCAAGAGCGTCACCAAGGCGTATGAAATCCTGGCGGACCCGGTCAAGCGCGCCGAATACGACCAGAGCGTGAACCACCGCATCATCATCGATCCGGAAGCGGAAGCCTATGCCCTGTGGTGCGGCGTGTTCCGCCTGCATGGCACAGTACTGCCAGCAGACTAA
- a CDS encoding SDR family oxidoreductase, producing MKNMLMHSLRKPVGLPRLLILGCGDVGLRLLPLLRARFRVFAVTSQPARCAQLRAAGAVPIVANLDDRASLKRLAGLAPTIVHLAPPLSSGLLDRRTRNLAAILPEHARLVYVSTSGVYGDCAGAWVDETRPTAPGNARAKRRVDAEQVLRAWGARRGASVAILRVPGIYASDRLPLKRLREGTPALAAGDDVYTNHIHADDLARIIERALWRGKPGRVYHASDDSELKMAEYFDAVADTFGLPRPPRLPRAELRQVVTPMLLSFMSESRRLHNTRLKRELGVRLRYARVADALQSLSADTAGIG from the coding sequence ATGAAAAATATGTTAATGCACTCTTTGCGCAAGCCGGTGGGCTTGCCGCGCCTGCTGATCCTGGGCTGCGGCGACGTCGGCCTGCGTCTGCTGCCCCTGCTGCGCGCGCGCTTTCGTGTCTTTGCCGTCACCAGCCAGCCGGCGCGTTGCGCGCAGCTGCGGGCAGCCGGCGCCGTGCCCATCGTGGCCAACCTCGACGACCGCGCCAGCCTGAAACGGCTGGCGGGACTGGCGCCGACGATCGTGCACCTGGCGCCGCCCCTGTCGTCGGGCTTGCTGGACCGGCGCACGCGCAATCTGGCCGCCATTTTACCCGAGCATGCACGCCTGGTGTATGTGAGTACCAGCGGCGTGTATGGCGATTGCGCCGGCGCCTGGGTCGATGAGACGCGCCCGACGGCGCCGGGCAATGCGCGCGCGAAGCGGCGCGTGGATGCGGAGCAGGTTTTGCGTGCCTGGGGCGCGCGCCGCGGCGCCAGCGTGGCCATCCTGCGCGTGCCCGGCATTTATGCGTCCGACCGCCTGCCCCTGAAGCGCCTGCGCGAAGGTACGCCGGCCCTGGCTGCGGGCGACGATGTGTACACCAACCATATCCATGCCGATGATTTGGCGCGCATCATCGAACGGGCCTTGTGGCGCGGCAAACCGGGACGCGTGTATCACGCCAGCGATGACAGCGAACTCAAGATGGCGGAATATTTCGATGCCGTGGCCGATACGTTTGGCCTGCCGCGCCCGCCGCGCCTGCCACGTGCCGAGCTGCGGCAAGTGGTCACGCCGATGTTGCTGTCGTTCATGTCCGAATCGCGCCGCCTGCACAATACGCGCCTGAAGCGCGAGCTGGGCGTGCGCCTGCGCTACGCGCGCGTGGCCGATGCCTTGCAGTCGCTGTCTGCCGATACGGCCGGCATCGGGTAA
- a CDS encoding MFS transporter — MSDSSLAFAPAAPSAIPVSAPAPRSAIAKGSIEFKRSNRALFFGGFSTFSLLYCIQPLFPLLSQQFHLTPAQSSWSLSVSSGLLAISLVLLSAVSDRIGRKPLMVASMFSAAILTILSAFAQDYAQLLAIRAALGIALGGMPAVAMAYLGEEIEGPSLGLSMGLYIAGSAFGGMSGRLIASMLSDFLSWRWALGALGVAGVLAAAEFWRSLPASKNFVPSTRGWNALPHAIKQHFSDRGLPWLFCLAFLLMGCFVSLYNYIGYRLLAAPFNLRQSTVGLLAFLYLIGIFSSVWAGRLVDRLGRRGVLWIMLSLMLSGIVLTLFDSLPLIVIGMALATFGFFASHSIASSWVSRRARAPQALASAFYLLFYYLGSSLIGSASGMMWGFDGWTGVIIMLGLCLGGGVLIALRLRHLQPLGAREAVG; from the coding sequence ATGTCTGATTCATCGCTCGCTTTTGCCCCCGCTGCCCCATCGGCCATCCCGGTTTCTGCTCCCGCTCCCCGTTCGGCCATCGCCAAGGGGTCCATTGAATTCAAGCGCAGCAACCGCGCCCTGTTCTTCGGCGGCTTTTCCACTTTCAGCTTGCTGTACTGCATCCAGCCCCTGTTCCCGCTGCTGTCACAGCAGTTCCACCTGACGCCGGCGCAGAGCAGCTGGTCCCTGTCCGTGTCGAGCGGCTTGCTGGCCATTTCCTTGGTGCTGCTGAGCGCCGTCTCGGACCGCATCGGCCGCAAGCCCTTGATGGTGGCGTCGATGTTTTCCGCCGCCATATTGACGATTTTGTCCGCCTTCGCCCAGGATTACGCGCAGCTGCTGGCGATCCGCGCGGCGCTGGGCATTGCCCTGGGCGGCATGCCGGCCGTGGCCATGGCTTACCTGGGCGAGGAAATCGAGGGACCGTCGCTGGGCCTGTCGATGGGCTTGTATATTGCCGGTAGCGCCTTTGGCGGCATGTCGGGGCGCTTGATCGCTTCCATGCTCAGCGATTTCCTCTCGTGGCGCTGGGCCCTGGGCGCGCTGGGCGTGGCCGGCGTGCTGGCGGCGGCGGAATTCTGGCGCAGCCTGCCCGCATCGAAAAATTTCGTGCCCAGTACCCGTGGCTGGAATGCCTTGCCGCACGCCATCAAACAGCATTTTTCCGACCGGGGCTTGCCGTGGCTGTTTTGCCTGGCGTTCCTGCTGATGGGGTGTTTTGTCAGCCTGTACAACTACATCGGCTACCGTTTGCTGGCCGCGCCGTTCAACTTGCGCCAGAGCACGGTCGGCTTGCTGGCCTTTCTGTACCTGATCGGCATCTTCAGTTCCGTCTGGGCGGGACGCCTGGTGGATCGCCTGGGGCGCCGCGGCGTGCTGTGGATCATGCTGTCGCTGATGCTGTCCGGCATTGTATTGACCCTGTTCGACTCGCTGCCGCTGATCGTCATCGGCATGGCGCTGGCCACCTTCGGCTTCTTTGCCTCGCATTCGATCGCCAGCAGCTGGGTCAGCCGCCGCGCGCGCGCGCCGCAGGCGCTGGCTTCGGCCTTCTATCTGCTGTTCTATTACCTGGGATCGAGCCTGATCGGTTCCGCCTCGGGCATGATGTGGGGCTTCGATGGCTGGACGGGCGTCATCATCATGCTGGGCCTGTGCCTGGGCGGCGGCGTGCTGATCGCCTTGCGCTTGCGCCATCTGCAGCCGCTGGGCGCGCGCGAAGCGGTGGGTTGA